In Cercospora beticola chromosome 3, complete sequence, the following proteins share a genomic window:
- a CDS encoding uncharacterized protein (antiSMASH:Cluster_2), whose translation MKAAFDEWSQFFVLPKAAWEWAQTRPYTKVGQRATRPIVNAKALIRLEKAAWSFEGRSSSQGSLFQGEQVSSKTDRPIKSLATSSDIDDLDAILNPAAHSLTLVSTTQRVIAQLDLESLFSIDNGVAQVRYIESMLVIRQALTRVLMAIQTLKNSGMCQGSINAIVEYPTRQDTAEVFEFDQSDISALLVLLGTHSPDIGATLTAHRELEEDVPEAIAPLLARPSNSLDHLIPPGGTKRWTWSYLCFFTAFATLATASYAGAHVHDGGGELSVDPVAFDSLVQRDPEFVEKFYSFRRRRLSCLDSFLQGPVWVFGSHNHEDRALCLAIETEKFAALWGPLYALPDKGEFDRLMALNVENGFMYRTPDTDHLRKGEVAIHYTATGRIRKINDLHKQEKGRWATWNGRGLLPDGLVPFDVGAKLLIGTPTAAHTNSVIENNAQVKHAPKTPSTEFSVDSATQFDPVAFAQDHASQIVELGVLPRRYLPDVLSLSMSFGKWVNPGFSKTYKLDKGRTQKERLLDFVSKSTSRLSQILDVKIGLEVSLHTYNARRITLHDALGLAFPDSGLDRY comes from the coding sequence ATGAAGGCAGCCTTCGATGAATGGTCACAGTTTTTTGTCTTGCCCAAAGCGGCATGGGAATGGGCCCAGACTCGCCCGTATACGAAAGTTGGACAGAGGGCGACACGTCCCATCGTCAACGCCAAAGCTCTGATACGATTGGAGAAAGCAGCCTGGTCGTTCGAGGGTCGCTCTTCCAGCCAGGGTTCGCTGTTTCAAGGCGAGCAAGTGAGTTCGAAGACTGACCGCCCTATCAAGAGCTTGGCCACCTCGAGCGACATCGATGACCTCGATGCCATACTCAACCCAGCAGCTCATTCCTTGACGCTAGTGAGTACAACACAGCGAGTCATCGCGCAACTGGATCTCGAAAGCCTCTTCTCGATCGATAATGGCGTTGCTCAAGTTCGCTATATCGAGTCTATGCTTGTGATCCGGCAAGCGCTGACAAGGGTACTCATGGCGATCCAAACGTTGAAGAATAGCGGTATGTGCCAAGGCAGTATCAATGCTATCGTTGAGTATCCAACTAGACAGGACACTGCAGAGGTGTTTGAGTTCGATCAGAGCGATATCTCAGCACTGCTGGTTTTGTTGGGCACTCACAGCCCAGATATCGGCGCAACTCTGACAGCACACAGAGAACTAGAAGAGGACGTACCTGAAGCTATTGCGCCCTTGCTGGCCCGCCCTTCTAATTCACTTGACCATCTGATTCCGCCCGGAGGTACCAAACGATGGACATGGTCGTACCTATGCTTCTTCACTGCCTTTGCAACGCTGGCCACCGCATCGTACGCTGGGGCGCATGTACATGATGGAGGTGGTGAACTGTCAGTCGATCCTGTCGCATTTGACAGCCTTGTGCAAAGAGATCCGGAATTCGTCGAGAAATTCTACTCATTTCGCCGTCGACGTCTGTCTTGCTTGGACAGCTTTTTACAGGGTCCAGTCTGGGTGTTCGGTTCGCACAACCATGAGGATCGTGCACTATGTTTGGCAATCGAGACAGAAAAATTTGCCGCTCTTTGGGGCCCATTGTACGCTCTGCCAGACAAGGGCGAATTCGATCGTCTCATGGCACTCAACGTTGAAAATGGCTTCATGTATCGAACTCCGGACACAGATCACCTACGGAAAGGAGAAGTTGCGATACATTACACAGCGACTGGAAGGATCCGCAAGATAAATGACCTGCATAAGCAAGAGAAAGGTAGATGGGCCACGTGGAATGGGCGTGGATTGCTGCCCGACGGTCTTGTCCCGTTCGACGTCGGTGCAAAGCTGCTCATTGGAACGCCAACTGCTGCACACACTAACAGCGTCATTGAAAATAACGCTCAAGTCAAGCATGCTCCGAAAACACCTTCAACTGAGTTCAGTGTTGATAGCGCAACTCAGTTTGACCCAGTCGCCTTCGCACAAGATCACGCCAGCCAGATTGTGGAGCTCGGAGTGCTTCCACGGCGCTATCTGCCAGATGTATTGTCGTTGAGCATGTCGTTCGGCAAATGGGTCAATCCTGGCTTCTCCAAGACATACAAGCTCGATAAAGGAAGGACGCAGAAAGAGCGCTTGCTCGATTTTGTTAGCAAATCCACATCACGGCTATCCCAGATCCTGGATGTCAAGATCGGGCTCGAGGTGAGCCTGCATACGTACAATGCTCGACGGATCACTCTGCACGATGCATTGGGCTTAGCCTTCCCTGACTCAGGCTTAGACCGATACTAG
- a CDS encoding uncharacterized protein (antiSMASH:Cluster_2), with amino-acid sequence MSGRRHDDRRDGPKQQLLHTEAMELHGNDSGIFSVKTQERQSHRTSSASVGLWWFEVLGMATSVAALLAIFGILFAYSGKPLSDWKAILRPNTVVAVLSTLSKSAMLMVVGQCIGQLKWVYFAQRPRSLRNIEIFDDASRGPLGSAKLLVHINWTALLASVGAIITLLSLGMDPFIQQVISYDAVTFNDTTAKAYLSTAQAYDTGLGYRTHLTGPDGGLQASSIRMVGLGDPSIAGAIYKGVFGDVFRSTVACSSGNCTWPSYESLGICSSCTNVTAASKTNCTLTLNDYYDPPKASDRQCLTRSPRGVAMESSNDCTTSEWRGTVWNASAMVTDPDAPRGHRLLTKDGTIGVVAGTRFRKVDDREQAFCQSTEESLVEDVIECTLKWCTKSYERTIVENGTLSDPASTTEPLDFIEFETCGGLFDETDAFKNTTWTLREENVYDEIYSDMRPAFRDKDVPQYTCPQGDNEGETEDRAIKTKQASELGAKFQQAPNVFLINDRNTFDIQSAISFIFQGGLTQEFVVGEDSTKLALAAAQQSGEFSQLMDRVAESMTNSIRVAPNGTHVDGMTHRTDIVITVHWHWMALPGAIVLFSIGLLSISMVLSSEKSSRAVWKSSLLAALFHGLQGWTEEELDRVELKDMETRAKGMKASLKPGLSGSMKLVKHQ; translated from the exons ATGTCCGGCCGCCGTCATGATGACCGCAGGGATGGCCcaaagcagcagcttctccatACTGAAGCTATGGAGCTACACGGAAACGACTCCGGCATCTTCAGTGTCAAGACCCAAGAGCGGCAGAGCCATCGCACCAGCTCTGCGTCCGTAGGTCTCTGGTGGTTTGAGGTGCTGGGCATGGCGACAAGTGTCGCAGCTTTGCTGGCGATATTTGGCATTCTTTTCGCCTACAGTGGCAAGCCCTTGTCAGACTGGAAGGCGATTCTGCGACCAAATACAGTGGTTGCCGTTTTGTCTACCCTGTCCAAATCCGCAATGCTCATGGTCGTTGGTCAGTGCATTGGCCAACTCAAATGG GTCTACTTCGCACAACGCCCGCGTTCCCTTCGAAACATCGAGATCTTTGACGACGCAAGTAGAGGCCCTTTGGGGTCTGCGAAACTGCTCGTGCACATCAACTGGACTGCTCTGCTGGCTTCCGTCGGAGCAATCATAACGCTGCTTTCGCTCGGTATGGATCCTTTCATCCAGCAAGTCATATCCTATGATGCAGTCACCTTCAACGATACAACTGCAAAGGCATATCTGAGCACAGCTCAAGCATATGATACCGGGCTGGGCTACAGAACGCACTTGACTGGGCCGGATGGTGGCTTGCAGGCCTCTTCCATCAGAATGG TCGGTCTGGGCGACCCAAGTATCGCAGGCGCCATTTACAAAGGTGTCTTCGGCGACGTATTTCGATCCACTGTGGCTTGCAGCTCCGGCAACTGCACTTGGCCCTCATATGAGTCCTTGGGCATATGCTCTTCTTGCACTAATGTGACCGCAGCGTCAAAGACCAACTGCACTCTGACCTTGAACGATTACTACGATCCACCTAAAGCGTCTGACAGACAATGCTTGACCCGCAGCCCCCGTGGTGTTGCCATGGAAAGCTCCAATGACTGCACTACGAGTGAGTGGAGAGGCACAGTCTGGAACGCCAGTGCCATGGTGACCGACCCGGACGCGCCGCGTGGTCATCGACTGCTCACAAAAGATGGAACAATTGGTGTCGTTGCCGGCACACGCTTTCGCAAGGTTGACGATCGTGAGCAGGCATTTTGCCAGTCAACGGAGGAGAGTCTCGTGGAAGATGTGATCGAGTGCACTCTCAAGTGGTGCACAAAGTCATACGAGCGCACGATCGTGGAGAATGGTACACTATCCGATCCCGCATCAACGACCGAGCCTCTCGACTTTATCGAATTCGAGACTTGCGGCGGTCTGTTTGACGAGACTGACGCATTCAAAAATACAACTTGGACACTACGCGAGGAGAATGTGTACGATGAGATCTACTCGGACATGAGGCCTGCATTTCGGGACAAGGACGTTCCTCAATACACCTGCCCACAGGGTGACAACGAAGGCGAGACCGAGGACCGGGCTATCAAGACCAAGCAGGCTTCGGAACTAGGCGCCAAGTTCCAACAGGCGCCCAACGTTTTTTTGATCAACGATCGCAATACGTTCGACATTCAAAGTGCGATCAGCTTCATCTTCCAAGGCGGCTTGACTCAAGAATTCGTTGTAGGTGAAGACAGCACCAAACTTGCTTTAGCCGCAGCACAACAAAGTGGCGAATTTAGCCAGCTCATGGATCGTGTCGCCGAAAGCATGACCAATTCTATCCGCGTAGCTCCAAACGGGACCCATGTTGACGGCATGACGCATCGCACGGACATTGTCATTACAGTTCACTGGCACTGGATGGCCCTGCCTGGTGCAATCGTGCTGTTCTCGATTGGTCTGTTGTCGATTTCGATGGTGCTCTCGAGTGAGAAGAGCAGCCGTGCGGTTTGGAAGTCGTCTTTGTTGGCAGCTTTGTTTCATGGTTTGCAGGGTTGGACGGAAGAGGAGCTGGACCGGGTGGAATTGAAGGATATGGAGACTCGCGCGAAGGGCATGAAAGCTAGTTTGAAGCCTGGCTTGAGTGGGAGCATGAAACTTGTTAAGCATCAGTGA
- a CDS encoding uncharacterized protein (antiSMASH:Cluster_2~SMCOG1005:Drug resistance transporter, EmrB/QacA), translating to MATTTQQEKHVSLSSTSSLSSLDEKRATTITTSTMAASPDAIADPESQLEVEPAWKPSKQVKLIVLGQCLVVFTISLDMTILTASLPAVSRALNADATSTFWIASSYLLANAVVQPIMAALADIFGRRGTICTAVALFTIGSIICCAANNVAGMLAGRTIQGIGGGGILSINLIIMSDLIPLRARAKYISLQQFVVSIGFNIAPVIGGALVNATTWRWLFYINLPFCAIALAIVPFVLRYQRPESTIQDKLSSVDWIGSGAFITGMTAFLVGVTWGGSQYPWTSAATLVPMILGLAIVFVTGLYERCLAKVSFLRLSLFRSWSAVSIYFCSVLQAMCLFTEVYFLCLWLMSVKMYSATDAGAYILAFGLVCVPVSGIVGPVIVRVGSYRWAIWAGWVLNTMAIGLLTLLDADISTYAWVLLFITAGLGQGILFIAHSVASQAACQQKDAGHAMAMYSFMRSLGLCFGVALGGTIFQNFLQHRLTELGLPEAIAKNSEGFAHLLHTMADSEQKRTILGAYAWAFQKLFATMCGISGVGLIVAVVLIKGHSLNQKLESEHVLKRGNTRRKSIESFVAPV from the exons ATGGCGACCACCACGCAGCAGGAAAAACATGTCTCCCTCTCGAGCACATCTTCGCTGTCTAGCCTCGACGAGAAGCGCGCGACGACAATCACGACTTCCACGATGGCGGCTAGTCCTGACGCCATCGCCGACCCGGAGAGTCAGCTCGAGGTCGAGCCTGCCTGGAAGCCATCGAAGCAGGTCAAGCTGATCGTTCTCGGGCAATGTCTGGTGGTCTTCACTATCTCGCTGGACATGACCATTTTGACTGCATCACTGCCG GCAGTCTCACGCGCACTCAACGCTGATGCGACTTCGACGTTCTGGATTGCCTCTTCCTACTTGCTCGCAAATGCCGTCGTTCAGCCGATCATGGCGGCGCTCGCCGATATCTTTGGCCGCCGTGGGACCATCTGCACCGCTGTGGCACTCTTCACAATTGGTTCCATCATCTGCTGCGCCGCAAACAATGTCGCCGGCATGCTCGCTGGACGCACGATTCAAGGAATAGGTGGCGGAGGTATCCTCAGTATCAACTTGATCATCATGAGCGATCTGATCCCTCTCCGTGCTCGTGCAAAGTATATCAGCTTGCAGCAATTCGTTGTCTCGATCGGATTCAATATCGCACCAGTTATTGGCGGTGCACTTGTGAACGCAACGACATGGCGATG GCTCTTCTACATCAACCTTCCCTTCTGCGCCATCGCACTCGCAATTGTCCCCTTCGTGCTTCGCTACCAGAGACCAGAGAGCACCATCCAGGACAAGCTCAGCTCCGTAGACTGGATCGGCTCAGGCGCCTTCATCACCGGCATGACTGCGTTCCTCGTCGGCGTCACTTGGGGCGGAAGCCAATATCCCTGGACCAGCGCCGCCACTCTTGTGCCCATGATCCTCGGTCTCGCCATCGTGTTCGTGACCGGGCTCTACGAACGGTGCTTGGCAAAAGTTAGCTTCCTTCGATTGTCACTGTTCCGGTCCTGGTCGGCCGTCAGCATCTACTTCTGCAGCGTGCTTCAGGCCATGTGCCTCTTCACAGAAGTCTACTTCCTTTGTCTCTGGCTCATGAGCGTGAAAATGTACAGCGCCACCGACGCAGGCGCATACATCCTCGCCTTTGGCCTGGTTTGCGTACCCGTCAGCGGAATCGTCGGTCCGGTCATCGTCCGAGTAGGAAGTTATCGCTGGGCAATCTGGGCAGGCTGGGTCCTCAACACAATGGCGATCGGACTTCTCACACTCCTCGATGCTGATATCTCAACTTACGCTTGGGTCCTCCTCTTTATCACCGCTGGCCTTGGACAAGGaatcctcttcatcgcacACAGCGTCGCTTCGCAAGCTGCTTGCCAACAAAAGGATGCAGGACACGCCATGGCAATGTACAGCTTCATGCGATCTCTCGGTCTTTGCTTTGGCGTCGCTCTCGGCGGAACGATCTTTCAGAATTTCTTGCAGCATCGTCTGACAGAGCTCGGCCTACCAGAAGCTATTGCCAAGAACTCCGAAGGCTTCGCTCACCTGTTGCACACCATGGCAGACAGTGAGCAGAAGAGGACCATCCTCGGTGCCTACGCGTGGGCTTTCCAGAAACTGTTTGCAACGATGTGTGGTATTAGCGGTGTTGGACTTATCGTGGCTGTCGTACTTATCAAAGGCCACTCGTTGAATCAGAAATTGGAAAGTGAGCACGTGTTGAAGCGCGGAAACACACGGAGGAAAAGCATTGAGAGTTTTGTGGCTCCAGTATAG
- a CDS encoding uncharacterized protein (antiSMASH:Cluster_2~CAZy:GH16) has product MRFPAQTLLLLFSQLLLLLPSATIAAKCACGYTTSKGAFFTDALETDFFHVRDLARDTDSAWIPQAYNVTPENANGPYGKASQIENVITNPVRGGRDVWDGEGMNGGDPGLQLWTRSALIPSRDDDDHDDEHEGRGGDSKMMIPMSEIVSSRTDILYGSFRIALKPTNINGTCGAFFFYFNDSTEIDMEFLSRQTSSFTSTSTNENRNNSSSSSSVNLVIQSPQSAKQGYASGPDFILKSLPFDPTMGFNEFRFDWFPSHVEFFANSVLLQRMEANVPRGQPGALHVSHWSNGNEGWSGGPPERDAVLMVGYVKAYFNSSSGEEGWRERCEKADEGEREVCKVEDQVVPPDPGAGNGETVFLTEQGGSGSGGGGEEPKEGGAGGKSFPEAWWKAFVLSVVVLLLDVAV; this is encoded by the coding sequence ATGCGCTTCCCTGCGCAAACActacttctcctcttctcccaacttctcctcctcctcccaagTGCAACAATAGCAGCAAAATGCGCTTGCGGCTACACAACCTCCAAAGGCGCCTTCTTCACCGACGCCCTCGAAACCGATTTCTTTCACGTGCGAGATCTGGCTCGAGATACGGATTCCGCATGGATTCCTCAAGCTTATAATGTCACACCTGAGAATGCGAATGGACCTTATGGGAAAGCGAGTCAGATCGAAAATGTCATTACGAATCCTGTGAGAGGTGGGAGAGATGTCTGGGATGGGGAGGGGATGAATGGGGGAGATCCGGGATTGCAGTTGTGGACTCGAAGCGCGCTGATTCCCTCtcgcgatgacgacgaccacGACGATGAGCATGAGGGCAGAGGAGGAGATAGTAAGATGATGATCCCCATGTCCGAAATCGTCTCCTCTCGAACGGATATTCTCTACGGTTCTTTCCGTATCGCACTCAAGCCTACGAATATCAACGGAACTTGTGGggcgttcttcttctatttcaATGATTCTACGGAAATCGATATGGAATTTCTTTCTCGCCAAACATCCTCCTTCACATCTACATCGACAAACGAAAACaggaacaacagcagcagcagcagcagtgtaAACTTGGTCATCCAATCCCCCCAATCCGCAAAACAAGGCTACGCTTCCGGTCCAGATTTCATCCTCAAATCTCTCCCCTTTGATCCTACGATGGGATTCAATGAGTTTCGATTTGATTGGTTTCCCTCTCATGTGGAATTCTTCGCGAATAGCGTTCTACTTCAGAGGATGGAAGCTAATGTGCCGAGGGGACAACCTGGGGCACTGCATGTTTCGCATTGGAGTAATGGGAATGAGGGGTGGAGTGGAGGGCCGCCGGAGAGGGATGCGGTGCTGATGGTGGGGTATGTGAAGGCTTATTTTAATTCTTCGAGTGGGGAGGAGGGGTGGAGGGAGAGGTGTGAAAAGGCGGACGAGGGGGAGAGGGAGGTTTGTAAGGTGGAGGATCAGGTTGTGCCGCCGGATCCGGGTGCTGGGAATGGGGAGACGGTGTTTCTGACGGAGCAGGGTGGGAGTGggagtggaggtggaggtgaggAGCCGAAGGAGGGTGGTGCTGGAGGAAAGTCTTTTCCAGAAGCGTGGTGGAAAGCTTTCGTGTTGAGTGTTGTGGTGCTACTACTGGATGTAGCTGTATAG
- a CDS encoding uncharacterized protein (antiSMASH:Cluster_2), with product MNGGLAGSISTGGQLYVRALYDYEADDRTSLSFRQGDIIQVITQLESGWWDGVIHGVRGWFPSNYCAMVAAPTYDDGTARPGRSDSDAEESGGEYDDQTHFGPDTARPASDVATRSQEEAAFWIPQATPDGRLFYFNTLTGESTMELPLEAPTSSNETGPRDRTNIYIPDITRPPAEFLQSGYGGDDDTDYASQSEAEDASLTRGSNPSSRRRRSYLSDGVSPATSMDSLNATSPLSRSRTNLTEASNASISAMQQGMAPVGATMPSFANASGHTSSSSLLPRRFFDDAHATPLTWNTMIEDMRRAVQRYREVINAGDRSEYVRKAEDISDHLRLLLAAGSGTTDNHSGNPSIISTNKALYPHFREMMSRFSKLVLSSHIAAADFPAPDSAQKCLQEAEGVLHGVYGFVEIARQQRGEEIPRLTPGFVTGSHVAGNWQTNGLDRKNALAHMSFMDDDQDNALEPREHLNQALLERLDDLKRLINTSIKKLDEHLILRDKLITPQKHRKIGDTVCKSGSGVVEVCRPYLATIESINLAPLNSATQSPSLDEFAERKQKLYDSTSDLIVACQAVSAPLSDEWSEVRGPSLEERLNRVKTVGRELDTAASQIQFSLQLLSELMPADQAQQPDTPGKEPAPRDSHRLTDGGAPFEQHHRNSSKTLSLRPTIADVGQSRSYTEGTQPVRDAQRQGESSKASRFFGEVPAENMSVTSGGRDSEEVPNYLKLDHEGDIAYDTKTDPPQLRGGTLTGLVEQLTRHDRLDSPFNNTFLLTYRSFTTGPELFEMLVKRWMIQPPPGVANQDLQTWIDKKQKPIRFRVVNILKSWFDNYWMEPSDDVSQQLMQEVFKFAKDTVQSTSTPGAGPLMTSIEQRMRGHDASNKRLVLTLNSQAPQPIIPKNMKKLKFLDIDALEFARQLTIIESKLYGKIKPTECLNKTWQKKLAPGDPDPAENVKALILHSNQLTNWVAQMILTQADVKRRVVVIKHFVMIADKCRSLNNFSCLTSIISALGSAPIHRLNRTWSQVNARTTQSLESMRKLMGSTKNFNEYREALHKANPPCIPFFGIYLTDLTFIEDGIPSVIKKTQLINFAKRAKTAEVIRDIQQYQNVPYGLQPVPELQEYILRNMQSAGDVHEMYERSLQVEPREREDEKIARLLSESGFL from the exons ATGAACGGCGGACTAGCGGGCAGCATTAGCACGGGTGGGCAGTTGTACGTGCGAGCGCTGTATGACTACGAGGCCGACGACCGGACCAGTCTGAGCTTCCGCCAAGGGGACATCATCCAAGTCATTACGCAGCTCGAGAGTGGGTGGTGGGACGGTGTGATTCACGGTGTGCGAGGATGGTTTCCCAGCAACTACTGCGCCATGGTGGCCGCGCCGACCTACGATGATGGGACCGCGAGGCCAGGCAGGAGCGATTCGGACGCGGAAGAGTCAGGCGGAGAATACGATGATCAAACACACTTTGGACCAGACACTGCCCGTCCGGCTTCAGACGTGGCGACGCGGTCACAGGAAGAAGCCGCGTTCTGGATTCCACAGGCGACACCAGACGGCCGGCTGTTCTACTTCAACACATTGACTGGTGAGAGCACCATGGAGCTGCCTCTCGAAGCGCCCACTTCATCAAACGAAACGGGGCCGCGAGATCGAACGAACATCTACATTCCAGATATTACCAGACCTCCGGCGGAGTTCCTGCAGTCGGGCTacggcggcgatgatgacaCGGACTACGCTTCGCAGTCAGAGGCAGAGGATGCTTCTCTGACACGAGGTTCGAACCCTTCCAGC CGACGCAGACGTTCATACCTGTCCGACGGCGTGTCACCTGCGACGTCCATGGATTCGCTGAACGCGACTTCGCCGTTGAGCCGCTCTCGCACAAATCTCACAGAGGCAAGCAACGCATCGATTTCGGCAATGCAGCAGGGTATGGCGCCGGTTGGTGCGACCATGCCCTCGTTCGCTAATGCGTCTGGTCACACATCGAGCTCGTCGTTATTACCTCGGCGCTTCTTTGACGATGCGCATGCCACTCCATTGACGTGGAATACTATGATCGAGGACATGCGTCGCGCAGTTCAACGATATCGAGAAGTCATTAACGCAGGCGATCGATCAGAATACGTCCGGAAAGCAGAAGACATCTCCGACCATTTGCGCCTGCTCCTTGCGGCGGGCTCCGGCACGACCGACAACCATTCTGGCAATCCGTCCATCATCTCGACCAACAAGGCTCTCTATCCGCATTTCAGAGAAATGATGTCAAGATTCTCAAAGCTGGTTCTTTCATCCCACATTGCAGCTGCCGATTTTCCGGCGCCGGATTCCGCCCAGAAGTGCTTGCAAGAAGCCGAGGGCGTTTTGCATGGCGTTTACGGCTTTGTTGAGATCGCGCGACAACAACGTGGCGAGGAGATACCGAGGCTGACTCCAGGCTTTGTCACGGGGAGCCATGTTGCTGGAAATTGGCAAACCAATGGACTGGACCGGAAGAACGCTTTGGCCCACATGTCCTTTATGGACGACGACCAAGACAATGCGCTCGAGCCACGCGAGCATTTGAATCAAGCGCTCCTGGAGCGGCTAGATGATTTGAAGCGGCTGATTAACACCAGCATCAAGAAGCTGGACGAGCACTTGATCCTTCGCGACAAGCTCATCACTCCTCAGAAGCATCGAAAGATTGGCGACACTGTGTGCAAAAGTGGAAGTGGGGTCGTCGAGGTTTGCCGTCCATACTTGGCGACAATTGAGTCGATCAATCTTGCGCCTCTCAATTCTGCAACGCAAAGTCCATCGCTGGACGAATTTGCGGAGCGCAAGCAGAAATTGTACGATTCGACTTCGGATCTCATCGTGGCGTGTCAAGCTGTGTCTGCTCCGTTGAGCGACGAATGGTCTGAAGTGAGAGGTCCCTCGCTGGAAGAGCGCTTGAACCGAGTCAAAACCGTGGGACGGGAGCTTGACACTGCCGCGTCTCAGATTCAATTTTCACTGCAACTCTTATCGGAATTAATGCCTGCCGACCAGGCTCAACAACCTGACACACCAGGCAAAGAACCTGCCCCAAGAGATTCGCATCGCCTGACCGACGGTGGTGCACCTTtcgagcagcatcatcgcaacAGCTCGAAGACGCTGAGCCTCCGCCCAACGATCGCTGATGTTGGCCAATCGCGCTCGTACACCGAAGGCACCCAACCAGTGCGCGATGCGCAACGCCAAGGCGAGAGCTCAAAGGCGAGTCGGTTCTTCGGAGAGGTGCCCGCAGAGAACATGTCCGTGACCAGTGGCGGGCGCGATTCGGAAGAGGTGCCCAATTACCTCAAGCTGGATCACGAAGGCGACATTGCCTACGACACGAAGACGGACCCACCCCAACTTCGCGGTGGTACGCTGACTGGATTGGTGGAGCAGCTTACGAGGCACGACCGACTGGATTCGCCGTTCAACAACACGTTCTTGTTAACGTACAGATCCTTCACCACTGGACCAGAACTATTCGAGATGCTTGTCAAACGATGGATGATACAGCCTCCACCTGGCGTTGCCAACCAAGATCTTCAAACCTGGATCGACAAAAAGCAGAAGCCGATCCGATTTCGCGTGGTTAACATCCTGAAATCGTGGTTTGACAACTACTGGATGGAGCCCAGCGACGACGTCAGCCAGCAACTCATGCAAGAAGTGTTCAAATTTGCAAAGGACACTGTGCAATCGACGAGCACGCCTGGCGCTGGTCCCTTGATGACCTCGATAGAGCAGAGAATGCGCGGACACGATGCTTCGAACAAGCGACTTGTCCTGACATTGAACTCACAGGCGCCTCAGCCAATCATTCCGAAGAACATGAAAAAGCTGAAGTTCCTCGACATCGATGCGCTGGAGTTTGCACGGCAATTGACGATCATCGAATCCAAACTTTACGGCAAAATTAAGCCCACTGAGTGTTTGAACAAGACCTGGCAAAAGAAGCTCGCGCCAGGTGATCCCGACCCAGCTGAAAACGTCAAAGCCCTGATTCTCCACTCCAACCAACTTACAAATTGGGTGGCGCAGATGATCCTGACCCAAGCAGACGTCAAGCGGCGCGTGGTTGTCATCAAGCATTTTGTGATGATCGCTGACAAGTGTCGAAGCCTCAACAACTTCTCATGCCTGACGTCCATCATTTCTGCGCTCGGCTCGGCGCCTATCCACCGACTGAATAGAACCTGGTCGCAAGTTAACGCTAGAACGACACAGTCTCTGGAGTCGATGCGAAAACTCATGGGCTCGACCAAGAACTTCAACGAGTACCGAGAGGCACTTCACAAGGCAAATCCGCCTTGCATTCCATTCTTTGGTATCTATCTGACGGATCTGACCTTCATCGAGGATGGTATCCCCAGTGTCATCAAAAAGACACAGCTTATCAACTTTGCCAAGCGCGCAAAGACGGCAGAGGTCATTCGGGACATTCAGCAGTACCAAAACGTACCGTATGGTCTGCAACCTGTCCCGGAGTTGCAAGAGTACATTCTGCGTAACATGCAGAGCGCTGGTGATGTGCATGAGATGTACGAGCGCAGTCTGCAAGTGGAACCCCGCGAGCGtgaggacgagaagattgCAAG ACTGCTGTCAGAATCTGGCTTCTTGTAG